A genomic segment from Pirellulales bacterium encodes:
- a CDS encoding flavin reductase family protein: protein MDISAASQLFSRTDRELWVVTSFDGRRRGGLVATFVGNASLVDSLPRALLAVAKQHHTWRLIEASDAFGLHLISARQLDWVWNFGIGSGRDRDKLAGYAIDDGVTGSPLLSEALGWLDCRVEARLDGGDRTIYLAEVVAARNDGSEPPLTVRELLRIAPADRLAQLKQLRESDSAIDAQAILAWRASHR from the coding sequence ATGGACATTTCCGCGGCAAGTCAGCTTTTCAGCCGTACCGATCGGGAGCTTTGGGTCGTCACGTCCTTCGATGGCCGGCGGCGGGGCGGCCTGGTGGCGACGTTCGTCGGCAATGCTTCGCTGGTCGATTCGTTGCCCCGCGCACTGCTGGCCGTGGCGAAGCAACACCACACGTGGCGGTTGATCGAGGCCAGCGACGCTTTTGGCCTGCACCTCATTTCCGCCCGCCAGCTCGACTGGGTCTGGAACTTTGGCATCGGTTCGGGACGCGACCGTGACAAGCTTGCGGGCTATGCGATTGACGACGGCGTGACGGGATCGCCGCTCTTAAGTGAAGCGCTGGGCTGGCTCGATTGCCGCGTTGAAGCCCGGCTCGACGGCGGCGACCGCACCATTTATCTGGCCGAAGTCGTCGCGGCCCGCAACGACGGCAGCGAACCGCCGTTGACCGTGCGCGAGCTGCTCCGCATCGCCCCGGCCGATCGGCTCGCCCAGCTCAAGCAGTTGCGCGAGAGCGACAGCGCGATCGATGCCCAAGCCATCCTGGCCTGGCGAGCCAGCCACCGCTGA
- a CDS encoding NUDIX domain-containing protein: MVESAGALLYRLGKHGWEVLLVHPSGNYNRRAPWSIPKGLPEPQEELEAAARREVIEETGVTCGELVAMGSIVYKKSRKRVHCFAGAAPDGAAPRCASWEVDCAEFVPFEEARQRIHPDQQEFLDRLEAILKRR; the protein is encoded by the coding sequence ATGGTTGAGTCCGCCGGCGCACTTTTATACCGATTGGGCAAGCACGGCTGGGAAGTGCTGCTCGTCCATCCATCCGGCAACTACAACCGCCGCGCGCCGTGGAGCATTCCCAAGGGCTTGCCGGAGCCGCAAGAAGAGCTCGAAGCCGCCGCGCGACGCGAAGTGATCGAAGAAACCGGTGTGACTTGCGGCGAGTTGGTCGCGATGGGCTCCATCGTGTACAAAAAAAGCCGCAAGCGGGTGCATTGCTTTGCCGGAGCGGCTCCGGACGGCGCCGCGCCGCGTTGCGCTTCGTGGGAAGTCGATTGTGCGGAGTTTGTGCCCTTCGAAGAGGCCCGACAGCGCATCCACCCTGACCAGCAAGAGTTCCTCGATCGGCTGGAAGCCATTCTGAAGCGTCGTTAG
- a CDS encoding AAA family ATPase — protein sequence MKIARLDLKAFGPFTEEALDLSAGQCGLHLVYGPNEAGKSSALRALKQLLYGIPQRTTDDFVHPYGNLRIGGVLANGDGGRLEILRRKAAKNDLRGPDDNTVVEYGALGKYLGRLDRETFETMFGLDHATLVRGGREIVEGKGSLSQVLFAAGSGIANLKCVQDQLEKEAADLFSPAARAKNPRINAQLTDWQAARKAVTAAQLPSSEWERLDKACRETREQLAKTEQEWEQARIEHARLTRLHQAIPLAARYSAATAEIAELGPVQILADGFAERRRETATRVATASSAARSAAEAIAELDGQIEKLVVPEVLLARGEAIEQLAKDLGSYRKAQHDAGGLVAGREQVESDARRSLKQLRPDLTLADVERLRLTRQQRVEIQNLGNKHGTLTTQCQQARENVASLGQRLAATTDELAGLPPPRNADLLKSVLRRAQSESRIEEERAEASAELSRLETQAAGALSRLNLWRGTLEVLETLAVPSVETIDAYETRLAETDRQVTALAEQTAKLEASRDQFDRQMRQVTEQGVPPSEAALDDARQRRDEGWRLVRRAWLEGSLDSAEAGLFAGRNVGPDGLADAFDQSLRQTDEIADRLRHEADRVAARATLAAQRQACLDELSKIATAKEMAVEAREAVAAEWQSLWRPLGIEPQSPREMRGWQRRQQSLLEQAEKIRKQKTDVDAFDSRTAKCRQELDRALAALNEPTAQPGETLAAQLERGQLLAEQIDAAAARHARLTDEAATLGRQLEAERPKAAAAERELSAWTARWSSAVAALGLSADATPAQANEVLAQLDALFDQLTDADRFRQRIEGIAREAEEFGCQTRSLLESLGKAELFGRMSADQAADAVLADYRRATEDRGRLETLRKQRQKHAAALADAKQIAALSRAELASLCQEANCDSADRLPDLEARSARAKKLHAQQRDLYEQLVVSSGGVPLADFLAEIACIEPDGLPDKIQQLGERVSSLDARRIELSNAAALHGKEMADMDTSAAAAEAEELAQSLAATIAGDVESYVRLRLASAVLREAIERYREKNQGPVLQRASRLFAELTVGSFSGLRADYDDRDEAVLVGIRARDGRTVTVDGMSDGTADQLYLALRLASLETYLDEHDPVPLVVDDILINFDNRRSLATLKVLADLSQRTQVVFFTHHEHLVTLAEEHLPTEVVFTHRLGQSNP from the coding sequence ATGAAAATCGCACGACTCGATCTCAAGGCTTTCGGGCCGTTCACGGAGGAGGCGCTCGACCTGAGCGCCGGCCAGTGCGGTCTGCACCTCGTCTATGGCCCCAATGAGGCGGGTAAAAGCTCCGCGCTGCGCGCCCTGAAGCAGCTCCTGTACGGCATCCCGCAGCGGACCACCGACGATTTCGTTCATCCCTACGGCAACCTGCGGATCGGCGGAGTGCTGGCCAACGGCGACGGCGGCCGGCTCGAAATCCTTCGCCGCAAGGCCGCCAAAAACGACCTCCGCGGGCCTGACGACAATACCGTCGTCGAATACGGCGCCCTGGGCAAGTACCTGGGTCGCCTCGACCGCGAAACCTTCGAGACCATGTTCGGCCTCGATCATGCCACGCTCGTCCGCGGCGGACGCGAAATCGTCGAAGGCAAAGGTAGCCTCAGCCAAGTGCTGTTCGCCGCCGGATCGGGAATCGCCAACCTCAAGTGCGTGCAGGACCAGCTCGAAAAGGAAGCCGCCGACCTGTTCAGCCCCGCCGCCCGAGCGAAGAACCCGCGCATCAACGCACAACTGACCGATTGGCAAGCCGCCCGAAAAGCCGTGACCGCCGCCCAACTGCCCAGCAGCGAATGGGAACGGCTTGATAAGGCCTGCCGCGAGACGCGCGAGCAATTGGCCAAGACCGAGCAGGAATGGGAACAGGCCCGCATCGAGCACGCCCGGCTGACGCGTCTCCATCAGGCGATTCCGCTCGCCGCCCGCTATAGCGCCGCCACGGCCGAAATCGCCGAGCTGGGTCCCGTACAGATTCTGGCCGATGGCTTTGCCGAGCGACGCCGCGAAACCGCCACGCGGGTGGCCACCGCCTCCAGCGCCGCACGGTCCGCCGCCGAAGCGATCGCCGAGCTCGACGGACAAATCGAAAAGCTGGTCGTGCCCGAAGTTCTCCTGGCCCGCGGAGAGGCCATCGAGCAGCTTGCCAAAGACCTGGGGAGCTATCGCAAGGCGCAGCACGACGCGGGCGGGCTGGTGGCCGGCCGCGAGCAGGTCGAGTCGGACGCGCGCCGCTCGCTCAAGCAGTTGCGGCCCGACCTGACGTTGGCCGACGTCGAACGACTGCGCCTCACGCGGCAGCAACGCGTCGAGATTCAGAACCTTGGGAACAAGCACGGAACGCTCACCACTCAGTGCCAGCAGGCGCGCGAGAACGTCGCCTCGCTCGGCCAGCGGCTGGCGGCCACCACCGACGAGTTGGCCGGGCTGCCGCCGCCACGCAACGCCGATCTGCTCAAAAGCGTGCTGCGTCGGGCGCAGAGCGAGAGCCGCATCGAAGAAGAGCGGGCTGAGGCGAGTGCCGAGCTGTCCAGGCTCGAAACTCAGGCAGCGGGGGCGCTGTCTCGACTCAACCTGTGGCGCGGAACGCTCGAAGTCTTGGAGACGCTGGCCGTGCCGTCCGTCGAGACGATCGACGCCTACGAGACCCGACTGGCCGAAACGGACCGCCAGGTGACCGCCCTGGCTGAACAAACCGCGAAGCTCGAAGCCAGTCGCGATCAGTTCGATCGCCAGATGCGGCAGGTGACCGAACAGGGCGTTCCGCCCAGCGAAGCGGCCCTCGACGATGCCCGGCAACGCCGAGACGAAGGATGGCGTCTCGTCCGGCGTGCCTGGCTGGAAGGCAGCCTCGATTCGGCCGAGGCCGGTTTATTCGCGGGCCGCAACGTCGGGCCGGACGGTCTGGCCGATGCGTTCGACCAATCGCTCCGGCAGACCGACGAGATCGCCGATCGGCTGCGCCACGAGGCCGATCGCGTGGCCGCGCGGGCCACACTGGCGGCGCAGCGGCAGGCGTGCCTCGATGAGCTATCGAAGATCGCAACGGCGAAGGAGATGGCGGTTGAGGCGCGCGAGGCCGTGGCCGCCGAGTGGCAATCGCTTTGGCGGCCGTTGGGCATCGAGCCGCAGTCGCCCCGCGAAATGCGCGGCTGGCAGCGGCGGCAACAAAGTTTGCTCGAGCAGGCCGAGAAGATTCGCAAGCAGAAGACCGACGTCGACGCGTTCGATTCGCGTACGGCCAAGTGCCGGCAGGAACTCGATCGAGCCCTGGCCGCGTTGAATGAGCCGACGGCGCAACCGGGCGAAACGCTGGCGGCCCAGCTCGAACGCGGGCAGCTTCTGGCCGAGCAGATCGACGCGGCGGCCGCGCGCCATGCTCGCTTGACGGACGAAGCGGCGACGCTGGGACGGCAGCTCGAAGCCGAGCGCCCAAAAGCCGCCGCCGCCGAGCGCGAGCTGTCGGCCTGGACGGCACGCTGGTCTTCGGCCGTGGCGGCCTTGGGCTTGTCGGCCGACGCCACGCCGGCCCAGGCCAACGAGGTGCTGGCCCAGCTCGACGCGCTGTTTGATCAACTCACCGACGCGGACCGCTTTCGCCAGCGGATCGAGGGCATTGCCCGTGAGGCGGAGGAATTCGGGTGCCAGACCCGATCGTTGCTGGAAAGCCTCGGCAAAGCGGAATTGTTCGGTCGCATGAGTGCCGACCAGGCGGCCGACGCGGTGCTGGCCGACTACCGCCGGGCGACGGAAGACCGCGGACGTTTGGAGACGCTGCGCAAGCAACGCCAGAAACACGCGGCGGCGCTGGCCGACGCGAAGCAAATCGCGGCCCTGTCGCGTGCGGAGCTGGCATCGCTGTGCCAAGAGGCGAATTGCGACTCGGCCGACCGCCTGCCGGATCTGGAGGCGCGCTCGGCGCGGGCCAAGAAGTTGCACGCGCAGCAGCGAGACCTGTACGAGCAGCTTGTCGTTTCCAGCGGTGGCGTGCCACTGGCCGATTTTTTGGCCGAGATCGCCTGTATTGAGCCGGACGGTTTGCCCGACAAGATTCAGCAATTGGGCGAGCGCGTGTCGTCGCTCGATGCGCGGCGGATCGAGCTGTCGAATGCCGCGGCGCTCCACGGCAAGGAGATGGCCGACATGGACACCAGCGCGGCGGCGGCCGAGGCGGAGGAGTTGGCGCAGAGTCTGGCGGCGACGATTGCCGGCGACGTCGAGAGCTATGTCCGGCTGCGTTTGGCCTCGGCCGTGCTCCGCGAGGCGATCGAGCGCTATCGCGAGAAGAACCAGGGGCCGGTTTTGCAGCGGGCCAGCCGGTTGTTTGCCGAGTTGACGGTCGGCTCGTTCTCCGGCCTGCGGGCAGACTACGACGATCGCGACGAGGCGGTATTGGTGGGCATTCGTGCCCGTGACGGCCGCACGGTGACGGTCGACGGCATGAGCGACGGCACGGCCGACCAGCTTTACCTGGCGTTGCGCTTGGCGAGCCTGGAGACGTATCTCGACGAGCACGATCCCGTGCCGCTGGTGGTCGACGACATTCTCATCAACTTCGACAACCGGCGTTCGCTGGCCACGCTGAAGGTGTTGGCCGACCTTTCGCAGCGCACGCAGGTGGTGTTCTTCACCCATCACGAGCATCTCGTGACATTGGCCGAAGAACACCTGCCGACGGAAGTGGTCTTTACGCATCGATTGGGACAGTCCAATCCGTAG
- a CDS encoding DUF4058 family protein, which translates to MLLDHFHPPISQRRSWEGFHGLWAAALVEKLNRDVLGEEFFADMQVHIGSQVEVDVAAFEERGSEAANRGRTTAAVAPVWTPPATNLVLPAVFPDDIEVQVFATATGATLVGAIELVSPDNKDRQETRRAFAAKCATYLTRGVGLIVVDIVTNRLANLHNELVALLGQAAPFLLDPAVTTYAAAYRPSRQAAGDQIEIWPRPLSLGDALPTLPLGLRNAGVVPVDLDETYSEACRRSRLE; encoded by the coding sequence ATGCTATTAGACCATTTCCATCCACCGATCAGCCAACGACGCAGTTGGGAAGGCTTTCACGGCCTGTGGGCCGCGGCGCTGGTCGAAAAGCTGAATCGCGACGTCCTCGGCGAGGAGTTCTTCGCGGATATGCAAGTGCATATCGGCAGCCAGGTCGAGGTCGATGTGGCGGCATTCGAAGAACGCGGGTCGGAAGCGGCGAACCGTGGCCGAACGACCGCGGCAGTGGCGCCCGTTTGGACGCCGCCGGCGACCAATCTCGTTCTGCCGGCCGTGTTCCCCGACGACATCGAGGTGCAGGTGTTCGCCACGGCCACCGGCGCCACGCTGGTCGGCGCCATTGAGTTGGTCAGCCCCGACAACAAGGACCGGCAGGAAACGCGGCGGGCCTTCGCGGCAAAGTGCGCGACCTACCTGACGCGCGGCGTCGGGCTGATCGTCGTCGACATCGTGACGAACCGACTGGCCAACCTGCACAATGAGCTGGTTGCCTTGCTCGGCCAGGCCGCGCCGTTCTTGCTCGACCCGGCCGTCACGACCTACGCGGCGGCCTATCGCCCGTCACGCCAAGCGGCTGGCGACCAGATCGAGATCTGGCCCCGGCCTCTTTCCTTGGGCGACGCCCTGCCCACGCTGCCACTGGGCCTGCGCAACGCCGGTGTCGTGCCCGTCGATCTGGACGAAACGTACAGCGAGGCCTGCCGGCGCAGCCGCTTGGAATGA
- the gndA gene encoding NADP-dependent phosphogluconate dehydrogenase, whose product MDIAMVGLGVMGRNLVLNMADHGFSVVGYDRDESKVAALKQEGAGKKVEAVSNPDDLVAKLTKPRAVMMLVPAGKPVDSVIRDMLPRLAAGDFLIDGGNSHFTDTDLRAKTLADKGLQFIGVGISGGEQGARHGPSMMPGGDPKSYERVRPIFEACAAKVGGEPCVAHLGPGSAGHYVKMVHNGIEYGLMQLISETYALMKLGLGLSDDELHEVYDEWNRGELSSFLLEITANIFRQVDDKTGKRLVDVILDAAKQKGTGMWTSQDAMSLQVPTPTIDIAVSMRDLSSIKSERQTASRVLRGPSQKLAKDRTTFVKQLRGALYASMVLTYAQGMSQLRRASEAYGYGLDPETVARIWRGGCIIRAALLEDIRRAFKTKPDLSNLLLDRSLGEAVMKRQDDLRAVCCAAAEAGIAAPGMMVSLGYFDGYHSEWLPANLIQAQRDCFGAHTYERVDEKGTFHTEWRVSE is encoded by the coding sequence ATGGATATCGCGATGGTGGGTTTAGGGGTCATGGGCCGCAATCTGGTCCTGAATATGGCCGATCACGGCTTCTCGGTGGTCGGCTACGACCGTGATGAGAGCAAGGTCGCGGCACTGAAACAGGAAGGCGCCGGCAAAAAGGTCGAGGCCGTTTCCAACCCGGACGACCTGGTGGCCAAGCTCACGAAGCCCCGCGCGGTGATGATGCTGGTGCCGGCGGGCAAGCCCGTCGATTCGGTCATCCGCGATATGCTGCCGCGGCTGGCGGCGGGCGATTTTTTGATCGACGGCGGCAACTCGCACTTCACCGACACCGACCTGCGGGCCAAGACGCTGGCGGACAAGGGCCTCCAGTTCATCGGCGTGGGGATTTCGGGCGGCGAGCAGGGCGCCCGGCACGGACCGAGCATGATGCCCGGCGGCGATCCGAAATCGTATGAGCGCGTGCGGCCGATTTTCGAGGCCTGCGCGGCCAAGGTGGGCGGCGAGCCATGCGTGGCGCACCTCGGTCCCGGCTCGGCCGGCCACTATGTGAAGATGGTCCACAACGGCATCGAATACGGCCTGATGCAGCTCATCAGCGAGACCTATGCCCTGATGAAGCTCGGCCTGGGGCTCAGCGACGACGAGCTGCACGAAGTTTACGACGAATGGAACCGCGGCGAGTTGAGCTCGTTCCTGCTCGAAATCACGGCCAATATTTTCCGCCAGGTCGACGACAAGACCGGCAAGCGGTTGGTCGACGTCATCCTCGACGCCGCCAAGCAAAAAGGGACCGGCATGTGGACTTCGCAGGACGCCATGTCGCTGCAAGTGCCGACGCCCACGATCGACATCGCCGTCTCCATGCGCGACTTGTCGTCGATCAAGAGCGAACGCCAGACGGCCAGCCGGGTTTTGCGCGGTCCGTCGCAGAAGCTGGCAAAAGACCGCACGACGTTCGTGAAACAGCTTCGCGGCGCGCTCTATGCCAGCATGGTGCTGACCTACGCGCAGGGCATGTCGCAGCTTCGCCGCGCCTCGGAGGCGTACGGCTACGGCCTGGACCCGGAAACGGTCGCCCGCATTTGGCGGGGAGGGTGCATCATCCGCGCCGCGCTGCTCGAAGACATCCGCCGCGCGTTCAAGACGAAGCCCGATCTGTCGAATCTGCTGCTCGATCGGTCGCTCGGCGAAGCGGTGATGAAGCGCCAAGACGACTTGCGGGCCGTCTGCTGTGCGGCGGCCGAAGCGGGAATCGCCGCGCCGGGCATGATGGTGTCGCTGGGCTACTTCGACGGCTACCACAGCGAGTGGTTGCCCGCCAACCTCATCCAGGCCCAGCGCGACTGCTTTGGCGCCCACACCTACGAACGAGTCGATGAGAAGGGAACATTCCACACCGAGTGGCGCGTGAGCGAGTAG